From the genome of Phytohabitans rumicis, one region includes:
- a CDS encoding DUF2293 domain-containing protein, whose translation MQPASKLERRVVTAAEQALVRQRYVSPLDVLTGMGWVPPGLVVDWRQGRAPHLEAIAAVSADRLTDALEVFHRWVASRDLRSSEVEYLAATRDRRPLRFTAAGDPVLELTYRTHWMPADLPQRQREQLTARQSKPPDLVVVQPLKAFTCVGCGRTDADMLMMEDAGPACLTCADLDHLVFLPAGDAALTRRARQASRLAAVVVRFSRSRKRHERQGLLVEDAAVEQAEQQCLSDEEARARRRERDRQRREAADERFQQELAEQIGRLFPGCPPQRAAAISRHTGTRSSGRVGRSAAGRALDPDAVTRAVIASVRHEDTAYDDLLMAGVPREQARERIRNDIDRVLDRWRRR comes from the coding sequence ATGCAGCCCGCTTCGAAGCTGGAGCGCCGGGTGGTGACCGCCGCCGAGCAGGCACTGGTGCGCCAGCGTTACGTGAGCCCGCTCGATGTGCTGACTGGGATGGGCTGGGTACCGCCCGGGCTGGTGGTGGATTGGCGGCAGGGCCGCGCGCCGCATCTGGAGGCGATTGCGGCGGTATCGGCCGACCGGCTTACCGACGCGCTGGAGGTGTTCCATCGCTGGGTGGCCAGCCGTGACCTGCGGTCCAGCGAGGTCGAGTACCTGGCCGCCACCCGCGACCGGCGGCCGCTGCGCTTCACTGCCGCCGGTGATCCTGTGCTCGAGCTGACGTACCGCACCCACTGGATGCCGGCGGACCTGCCGCAGCGGCAGCGGGAGCAGCTAACCGCCCGACAGAGCAAGCCACCGGACCTGGTGGTGGTGCAGCCGCTGAAGGCGTTCACCTGCGTCGGCTGCGGGCGCACCGACGCCGACATGCTGATGATGGAGGACGCCGGGCCGGCCTGTCTCACCTGCGCGGACCTCGATCACCTGGTGTTCCTGCCAGCCGGCGACGCGGCGCTGACCCGCCGTGCCAGACAGGCCAGCCGGCTCGCGGCGGTGGTGGTGCGGTTCAGCCGCTCCCGCAAGCGCCACGAGCGACAGGGACTTCTGGTCGAGGACGCCGCAGTCGAGCAGGCCGAGCAGCAGTGCCTGTCCGATGAGGAGGCCCGTGCCCGCCGCCGCGAGCGGGACCGGCAGCGGCGAGAGGCCGCGGACGAGCGGTTCCAGCAGGAGCTGGCCGAACAGATCGGCCGGCTGTTCCCCGGCTGCCCGCCGCAGCGGGCGGCGGCGATCAGCCGACACACCGGTACCCGCAGCAGCGGCCGGGTAGGGCGCAGCGCCGCCGGTCGGGCGCTCGACCCAGACGCCGTGACCCGGGCCGTGATCGCCTCGGTACGGCACGAGGACACCGCGTACGACGACTTGCTGATGGCCGGTGTGCCACGGGAGCAGGCCCGGGAGCGAATCCGCAACGACATCGACCGGGTCCTCGACCGGTGGCGACGCCGTTGA
- a CDS encoding type I restriction endonuclease subunit R, whose translation MMAQSGVSEAQWEAIALEALAEQEWQPLSGSAIAPGAEGGRTSWADLVLPSRTLAKMRELNPHVPGDYLAQALAEIIEPTSQDAIAENYRLHQILTKGYRGISYTDSDGVEQNPTIRLVSHRPWENEFLAVTQVTVRSVEVDRRFDMVLYLNGMPVAIVELKRAAAAKADLAAAHAQLATYLREFPMAFRFAVVTVISDGITARYGTPFTPLNHYSPWNVDDDGYPVRFGEVIDDAHLGTEVEFLIEGVFNTERFLQLQRNFTAFDGGADGYAKRVAKPHQYFAVTKAVGTTVSAVNSDGRAGVVWHTQGSGKSMEMELYVHLAGQRPELRNPTFVVVTDRKELDGQLFEGFARSLLLAEDPVAVTSRAKLRDELTHRTTGGILFTTLQKFGRTKEEREAGTDHPLLSERRNVIVIADEAHRSHYDDLDGYARHIRDALPNASFIAFTGTPISFEDRNTQEVFGPVFDTYDLTRAVKDGATVPVYFEPRLIRVGLTRDVSEEDLDRAADEATIGLDEVERARIEKSVAVINAVYGAPDRLRALAVDLVAHWENRSAQLVKFIGSPGKALVVGGTREICARLYEEITKLRPDWHSDALDQGKIKVVYSGTAQDRLPVAKHVRRSAENKTIQKRLRDPDDELQLVIVKDMMLTGFDAPPLHTLYLDRPLKGALLMQTLARVNRTFRGKPDGLLVAYAPLIDNLTKALAEYTADDQAAKPVGKDIDEAVALTATLMTALDDACAGFDWRSRLDGGPKSWIQAAVGLTNYLRSPQTPGNQVAEGEESLGDRYRKLSNQLARAWALSSGRETFDDLRRRDAKFYEEVRVWMGKFDAQERQAAGKPVPEEIQRMLSALVASSTASGEILDIYEAAGIPRPSLADLGVEFLAKAQAATNPHLAIEALRALLVEESTRVTRHNLVRQRAFSERIAELMRKYTNQQLTSAEVIAELVALAKEVAAEGNRGAHFTPPLSENELAFYDAVSANESAVRLQGDDVLAQIARDLVRIMQRDVKTDWTVRDDVRAKLRSSIKRLLVRYKYPPDKQPEAIRLVIEQMEAMAPRYVAQRVSG comes from the coding sequence GTGATGGCGCAGTCGGGGGTCAGCGAGGCCCAGTGGGAGGCGATTGCGTTAGAGGCGCTCGCCGAGCAGGAGTGGCAGCCGTTGTCAGGCTCCGCGATCGCTCCCGGCGCTGAAGGCGGCCGCACATCTTGGGCAGACCTCGTGCTTCCCAGCCGTACGTTGGCGAAAATGCGCGAACTGAACCCGCACGTGCCGGGGGACTACCTGGCACAGGCCCTGGCCGAAATCATCGAGCCGACGTCGCAGGACGCGATCGCCGAGAACTACCGACTGCACCAGATCCTGACCAAGGGCTATCGGGGCATCAGCTACACCGACTCCGACGGCGTAGAGCAGAACCCGACCATCCGGCTGGTCAGTCACCGGCCGTGGGAGAACGAATTCCTGGCCGTCACCCAGGTGACCGTCCGTTCGGTAGAGGTGGACCGCCGGTTCGACATGGTGCTGTACCTCAACGGGATGCCGGTGGCGATCGTCGAGCTGAAGAGGGCCGCCGCCGCAAAGGCCGACCTGGCCGCCGCTCATGCGCAACTGGCTACGTACCTGCGTGAGTTCCCGATGGCGTTCCGGTTCGCAGTCGTGACCGTGATCAGCGACGGGATCACCGCACGCTACGGCACGCCCTTCACCCCGCTGAACCACTACTCGCCATGGAACGTCGATGACGATGGGTACCCGGTGCGGTTCGGTGAGGTGATCGACGACGCACATCTGGGCACCGAGGTCGAGTTCCTCATCGAAGGGGTCTTCAACACGGAGCGGTTCCTCCAGCTCCAGCGCAACTTCACCGCCTTCGACGGCGGCGCCGACGGGTACGCAAAGCGGGTCGCCAAGCCTCACCAGTACTTCGCAGTCACCAAGGCCGTCGGGACGACCGTTTCGGCGGTGAACAGCGACGGCCGGGCTGGCGTGGTGTGGCATACGCAGGGCTCCGGCAAGTCGATGGAGATGGAGCTGTACGTCCACCTGGCAGGCCAGCGCCCCGAGCTGCGTAACCCCACCTTCGTTGTGGTCACCGACCGCAAGGAACTCGACGGGCAGCTGTTCGAGGGCTTCGCTCGGTCGCTGCTACTGGCGGAGGATCCTGTTGCGGTCACCAGCCGCGCAAAGCTGCGGGACGAGCTGACGCACCGCACTACTGGCGGCATCCTGTTCACAACGTTGCAGAAGTTCGGTCGTACCAAGGAGGAGCGCGAGGCAGGCACGGATCATCCGTTGTTGTCGGAGCGGCGCAACGTCATCGTCATTGCTGACGAGGCGCACCGTAGCCACTATGACGACCTGGACGGGTACGCCCGGCATATCCGGGACGCCTTGCCGAACGCCTCCTTCATCGCCTTCACCGGTACGCCGATCTCGTTTGAGGACCGCAACACGCAGGAAGTCTTCGGCCCGGTCTTCGATACGTACGACCTGACCAGGGCGGTGAAGGACGGCGCCACGGTGCCGGTCTACTTCGAACCCCGGCTGATCAGGGTTGGGCTGACGCGCGACGTCAGCGAGGAGGACTTGGACCGAGCCGCCGACGAGGCCACCATCGGACTCGACGAGGTTGAACGCGCCAGGATCGAGAAGTCCGTCGCCGTCATCAACGCCGTGTACGGTGCCCCGGACCGCCTCCGGGCCTTGGCCGTTGACCTGGTGGCCCACTGGGAGAACCGGTCGGCGCAGTTGGTGAAGTTCATCGGTTCGCCAGGCAAGGCGCTCGTCGTCGGTGGCACTCGGGAGATCTGCGCCAGGCTGTACGAGGAGATCACCAAGCTGCGGCCCGACTGGCACAGCGACGCCCTCGATCAGGGAAAGATCAAGGTGGTCTACTCCGGCACCGCCCAGGACCGGTTGCCGGTCGCCAAGCATGTGCGCCGGTCCGCGGAGAACAAGACGATCCAGAAGCGGCTACGTGATCCCGATGACGAACTGCAGCTCGTCATCGTCAAAGACATGATGCTCACCGGCTTCGACGCGCCGCCGCTGCACACCCTCTACCTCGACCGGCCCCTCAAGGGCGCCCTGCTCATGCAGACCCTGGCCCGGGTCAACCGAACCTTCCGCGGCAAGCCGGACGGCTTGCTCGTCGCATACGCGCCGCTGATCGACAACCTCACGAAGGCGCTGGCCGAGTACACCGCCGATGACCAGGCGGCAAAACCCGTCGGCAAGGACATCGACGAGGCCGTGGCTCTGACCGCCACGTTGATGACCGCACTCGACGACGCATGTGCCGGCTTCGATTGGCGGTCCCGCCTCGACGGCGGGCCGAAGAGCTGGATCCAGGCCGCGGTAGGGCTCACCAACTACCTGCGCTCCCCACAGACTCCTGGCAACCAGGTTGCAGAGGGTGAGGAGAGCCTCGGCGACCGGTACCGCAAGCTGTCCAACCAGCTCGCTAGGGCCTGGGCGCTGTCCTCCGGCAGAGAGACCTTCGATGACCTGCGGCGACGGGACGCCAAGTTCTACGAAGAGGTTCGGGTGTGGATGGGCAAGTTCGATGCCCAAGAACGCCAGGCCGCCGGCAAGCCCGTACCCGAGGAGATCCAGCGGATGCTGTCGGCGCTGGTGGCGTCGTCGACTGCGTCGGGTGAGATCCTCGACATCTACGAGGCCGCCGGCATCCCTAGGCCGAGCCTTGCTGACCTCGGCGTGGAGTTCTTGGCCAAGGCACAGGCGGCGACTAACCCGCACCTGGCCATCGAGGCGTTGCGGGCACTGCTCGTCGAGGAGTCCACCAGGGTGACCAGGCACAACCTGGTCCGTCAGCGGGCTTTCTCAGAGCGGATCGCCGAGTTGATGCGCAAATACACGAACCAACAGCTCACGTCCGCCGAGGTCATCGCCGAACTGGTCGCGCTCGCCAAGGAGGTTGCCGCCGAAGGCAACCGCGGCGCTCACTTCACGCCACCCCTGTCGGAAAACGAGCTGGCGTTCTACGACGCAGTCAGCGCCAACGAGTCGGCCGTAAGGTTGCAGGGCGACGACGTGCTAGCGCAGATCGCGCGCGACCTGGTTCGCATCATGCAGCGTGATGTGAAGACCGACTGGACCGTGCGCGATGACGTGCGCGCCAAGCTGCGATCGTCGATCAAGCGGCTGCTGGTTCGGTACAAGTACCCGCCAGACAAGCAGCCCGAGGCGATCCGGCTGGTCATCGAGCAGATGGAAGCGATGGCGCCGCGCTACGTCGCCCAGCGAGTTTCGGGCTGA
- a CDS encoding DUF397 domain-containing protein produces the protein MTSDLSRATWRKSTRSQDNGGCVEVAKLLNGVAVRDSKDPDGPTLIFSIGPWADFITAMVTGAFNKT, from the coding sequence GTGACCTCCGACTTGTCCCGCGCCACATGGCGCAAGAGCACGAGATCGCAGGACAACGGCGGCTGCGTCGAGGTCGCCAAACTGTTGAACGGCGTCGCTGTACGCGACTCCAAAGACCCGGACGGGCCGACACTAATCTTCAGCATCGGGCCGTGGGCCGACTTCATCACCGCAATGGTGACTGGGGCCTTCAACAAGACCTAG
- a CDS encoding restriction endonuclease subunit S — translation MTSWQSKRLVDILELRRGFDLPTHLRQHGPYPVLSAGSTAGWHNEGPIKGPGFVVGRATNLGKPTWSDTDYWPLNTTLYVADFKGNDPQFLYHLFETLDLTGFDSGSVQPMLNRNYIAGIEVRIPDLRTQRAIAEILRALDDKVVTNDRAGKLAVSLTEAEFAQATSSVVAGTVAFEDVAEIGGGATPKTSIDGYWNGDIRWATPTDVTALRVPYLSQTSRTITESGLASCSSRLYPAGAILMTSRATIGAFAVARVPLAVNQGFIVVNARDEINQWWLFHEMRARVDEFLSHANGATFLELPRGRFKKLELRMPTVEQARAFGSKVGPLHDMAAQLMAETAALGATRNELLPLLMSGRIRVRDAEKVMEEVV, via the coding sequence ATGACTAGCTGGCAGTCCAAGAGGCTTGTCGACATATTGGAGCTTCGACGTGGTTTCGACCTCCCTACCCACCTTCGTCAACACGGTCCATATCCGGTTCTGTCCGCCGGCTCTACCGCAGGTTGGCACAACGAAGGCCCAATAAAGGGGCCCGGGTTCGTGGTTGGGCGGGCAACGAACCTTGGCAAGCCCACCTGGAGCGATACGGATTACTGGCCACTGAACACTACCCTTTACGTAGCAGATTTTAAGGGCAACGATCCGCAGTTTTTGTATCACCTCTTTGAGACCCTGGATCTGACTGGATTTGATTCAGGAAGCGTTCAGCCGATGCTAAACCGCAACTATATCGCCGGCATTGAGGTGCGCATTCCTGACCTACGAACGCAACGGGCGATTGCGGAGATCCTTCGGGCGCTCGATGACAAGGTCGTTACCAATGATCGAGCAGGCAAACTCGCCGTTTCATTGACGGAAGCAGAGTTCGCACAAGCTACCTCTAGCGTGGTCGCCGGCACAGTAGCCTTCGAGGATGTTGCCGAGATTGGGGGCGGCGCAACGCCCAAGACCTCGATTGATGGCTATTGGAACGGAGATATTCGGTGGGCGACACCCACTGACGTTACAGCTCTGAGAGTTCCCTACCTGTCTCAGACGAGTCGGACGATCACAGAATCCGGACTCGCCTCCTGCTCGTCCAGGCTGTACCCAGCAGGGGCGATTCTCATGACGTCGCGCGCTACAATCGGCGCCTTCGCCGTCGCTCGGGTTCCGCTAGCCGTCAATCAGGGCTTCATTGTTGTCAATGCTCGTGACGAGATCAACCAATGGTGGCTATTTCATGAAATGCGGGCTCGTGTCGACGAGTTCTTGAGCCACGCCAATGGTGCAACCTTCCTCGAGTTGCCTCGCGGAAGGTTCAAGAAGCTCGAACTGCGAATGCCAACGGTCGAGCAGGCGCGCGCATTCGGGTCCAAGGTAGGGCCTCTTCACGACATGGCGGCACAGTTGATGGCTGAAACGGCGGCACTTGGGGCTACGCGCAATGAGTTGTTGCCGTTGCTGATGTCGGGTCGGATTCGCGTGCGGGATGCCGAAAAGGTAATGGAGGAGGTGGTCTGA
- a CDS encoding class I SAM-dependent DNA methyltransferase: protein MPPRKRQEPSAPSTMKELKDTLWKAADRLRGSLSASQYKDVILGLVFLKYVSDAYDERREHIRAELTAEGMDDSQVEELIDDPEEYQGYGVFVVPPAARWAFLAENAKGRPAAGDEPAKTIGQLIDEAMSAVMGANSALVGTLPRLYNKDNIDQRRLGELIDLFNSAKFSRQGEHRARDLMGEVYEYFLGNFARAEGKRGGEFFTPPSVVKVIVEVLEPSRGRVYDPCCGSGGMFVQTEKFIYEHDGDPKDVAIYGQESIEETWRMAKMNLAIHGIDNSGLGARWGDTFARDQHADIQMDYVMANPPFNIKHWTRREDDPRWQFGVPPANNANYAWIQHIISKLKPAGSAGVVMANGSMSSNSNGEGQIRARIIEADLVSCMVVLPTQLFRSTGIPVCLWFFSKDKSAGKNGGVDRRGQVLFIDARGLGYMVDRAERALHPRDIAKVADAYHAWRGTDSAARKRLNYQDIPGFCKSATVAEIKDADYALTPGRYVGVVQAEDDGEPLDEKIARLSKELLEAFDESARLEKVVRENLEHLND, encoded by the coding sequence ATGCCACCGCGCAAGAGGCAGGAGCCGTCGGCGCCATCGACGATGAAGGAGTTAAAGGACACCCTCTGGAAGGCCGCCGATCGCCTGCGTGGGTCCCTATCAGCCAGCCAGTACAAGGATGTCATCCTAGGTCTCGTCTTCCTCAAGTACGTCTCGGACGCGTACGACGAGCGCCGCGAGCATATCCGTGCGGAGCTGACCGCCGAGGGCATGGATGACAGTCAGGTAGAGGAGCTAATCGACGACCCCGAGGAGTACCAGGGATACGGGGTGTTCGTCGTCCCGCCTGCGGCGCGCTGGGCGTTCTTGGCGGAAAATGCCAAGGGCAGGCCGGCGGCGGGCGACGAGCCGGCCAAGACGATCGGACAGCTCATCGACGAGGCGATGAGCGCCGTCATGGGCGCCAACTCAGCGTTGGTTGGCACGTTGCCCAGGCTGTACAACAAGGACAACATCGACCAGCGCCGCCTAGGCGAGCTGATCGACCTGTTCAACAGCGCCAAGTTCAGCCGGCAGGGCGAGCACCGAGCCCGAGACCTCATGGGCGAGGTGTACGAGTACTTCCTCGGCAACTTCGCCCGGGCCGAAGGCAAGCGCGGCGGCGAGTTCTTCACCCCACCCAGCGTTGTCAAGGTGATCGTCGAGGTCCTAGAGCCGTCCCGCGGCCGCGTCTACGATCCATGCTGCGGATCGGGTGGCATGTTCGTCCAGACCGAGAAATTCATCTACGAGCACGACGGCGACCCAAAGGACGTCGCCATCTACGGCCAGGAGAGCATCGAGGAGACCTGGCGTATGGCGAAGATGAACCTCGCCATCCACGGCATCGACAACTCCGGCCTCGGGGCGCGATGGGGCGACACGTTCGCCCGGGACCAGCATGCGGACATCCAGATGGACTACGTGATGGCCAACCCGCCCTTCAACATCAAGCACTGGACTCGCAGGGAGGACGACCCTCGCTGGCAGTTCGGAGTCCCGCCGGCCAACAACGCCAACTACGCCTGGATCCAGCACATTATCTCCAAGCTGAAGCCCGCCGGCAGCGCCGGCGTGGTAATGGCGAACGGGTCGATGTCGTCCAACTCCAACGGCGAAGGCCAGATCCGGGCACGTATCATCGAGGCCGACCTCGTGTCTTGCATGGTGGTGCTGCCAACGCAACTGTTCCGAAGTACCGGCATCCCGGTCTGCCTGTGGTTCTTCTCCAAGGACAAGAGCGCGGGCAAGAACGGTGGGGTGGATAGGCGCGGTCAGGTGCTGTTCATCGACGCCCGCGGACTGGGTTACATGGTCGACCGGGCAGAGCGGGCGTTGCATCCGAGGGACATCGCTAAGGTCGCCGACGCCTACCACGCCTGGCGCGGAACTGACTCCGCCGCCCGCAAGCGCCTGAACTACCAGGACATCCCTGGCTTCTGCAAGTCCGCCACCGTGGCCGAGATCAAGGACGCCGACTACGCACTGACCCCGGGCCGCTACGTCGGCGTGGTCCAAGCGGAGGACGACGGCGAACCACTCGACGAAAAGATTGCCCGGCTATCGAAAGAACTCTTGGAGGCGTTCGACGAGTCCGCTCGTTTGGAAAAGGTCGTCCGCGAGAATCTGGAGCACCTCAATGACTAG
- a CDS encoding DUF6119 family protein, whose translation MDDGAPGITDLRTYLNQRYLRQHHFSVNPTEVAGAPALLVLGDVPQPAADWCPVIAGLTGDTVTVGYSSAGCALLVMVDGAVYALTYGTLGRFMINLDRVDPGFGIRFATRAIEPDRIKRVTRRVLASTGRVDRNLVPGGQHIRRYGIEGWGEIVGQLCGRLNNEQLTVTRGTSRAVSVAAADSLQIAVSTDPAGLLDDLREISRVCALDTPAPELDFIAQVRPLRTGERTDELDERLDELLGEEATDNLGLAVPISLVEYESTAQSYMIKVPYRRMYRPELDLDTVLECALSRPPGRRLEALKLGTIGMCADPDGRELLSPPVAAHKWITAEIGLGSARMIYHEGRWYEIGERHLDLLRTEIEKILAGPSTVALPPWTSDLADEDAYNRWAGRPASGYVLLDKRFLKTRQHNRGPGIEACDLLGPDNELIHVKRGSRSAPLSHLFMQGEVAVDALLHEPDARERLVAMVRAREPKAMIDVTFKPRKVVYAIALDPGKTLNADTLFTFSQVALYRAARRLRGDGIDVEVVGIPTR comes from the coding sequence ATGGACGATGGGGCGCCAGGCATCACCGACCTCCGTACCTACCTGAACCAGCGGTACCTGCGGCAGCACCATTTCTCGGTCAATCCGACGGAGGTCGCCGGGGCGCCAGCCCTGCTCGTTCTCGGTGATGTGCCTCAGCCTGCGGCCGATTGGTGTCCCGTCATCGCAGGGCTGACCGGAGACACCGTGACCGTTGGGTACAGCAGCGCCGGCTGCGCGTTGCTCGTCATGGTCGATGGCGCGGTGTACGCCCTGACCTACGGCACCCTCGGCCGATTCATGATCAACCTGGACCGTGTTGACCCTGGATTCGGCATCAGGTTCGCGACCCGAGCGATCGAACCGGATCGGATCAAGCGGGTAACCCGTCGAGTCCTCGCCTCCACCGGGCGGGTCGACCGAAACCTGGTGCCTGGCGGCCAGCACATCCGCCGCTACGGCATCGAGGGGTGGGGAGAGATCGTCGGCCAGCTCTGCGGAAGGCTCAACAATGAGCAGCTCACCGTCACGCGCGGCACCTCCCGGGCCGTGTCAGTCGCCGCGGCGGACTCCTTGCAGATCGCAGTCAGCACTGACCCGGCCGGACTGCTCGACGACCTGCGAGAGATCAGCCGTGTCTGCGCGCTCGACACGCCCGCACCGGAACTGGACTTCATCGCCCAGGTCCGGCCGTTGCGAACGGGCGAGCGCACTGACGAATTGGACGAGCGCCTCGACGAGCTACTGGGCGAGGAGGCCACAGACAACCTCGGGCTCGCGGTGCCGATCTCTCTGGTCGAGTACGAATCCACCGCGCAGTCGTACATGATCAAGGTGCCGTATCGCCGGATGTACCGCCCGGAACTCGATCTCGACACGGTTCTGGAGTGTGCGCTGAGCCGACCACCAGGTCGGCGGCTGGAGGCGTTGAAGCTGGGAACCATCGGCATGTGCGCCGATCCCGACGGCCGCGAATTGCTCAGCCCGCCCGTGGCGGCGCACAAGTGGATCACGGCAGAGATTGGGCTCGGCTCAGCCCGGATGATCTACCACGAGGGACGCTGGTATGAGATTGGCGAGCGTCACCTCGATCTTCTGCGGACGGAGATTGAGAAGATCCTTGCAGGGCCGTCGACTGTCGCACTACCGCCGTGGACCAGCGACCTCGCTGATGAGGACGCTTACAACCGGTGGGCTGGTCGGCCCGCGAGCGGGTACGTGCTGCTCGACAAGCGGTTCCTCAAGACTCGCCAACACAACCGTGGCCCCGGAATCGAAGCCTGTGACCTGCTCGGACCGGACAACGAACTGATTCACGTCAAGCGTGGCAGCCGGTCGGCTCCGCTAAGTCATCTGTTCATGCAAGGCGAAGTGGCCGTAGACGCGCTGCTGCACGAGCCCGATGCACGCGAGCGGCTGGTCGCGATGGTGCGCGCCCGCGAGCCGAAGGCCATGATCGACGTGACGTTCAAGCCGCGCAAGGTCGTCTACGCGATCGCGCTCGACCCGGGAAAGACCCTGAACGCCGACACGCTCTTCACGTTCTCGCAAGTCGCCCTGTACCGAGCTGCTCGACGGCTGCGAGGCGACGGTATCGATGTCGAAGTCGTCGGAATCCCGACTCGCTGA
- a CDS encoding DUF2637 domain-containing protein has translation MNPTRIARNVSTVAVAAIAAWSSWSHMVHVALKFGERPEVAYVLPISVDGMLIVASTAMVDDQRAGRPIRWSARLAFFAGVGASVAANIAAAQPTFGARIVAAWPAVAILLVVEMLSRARRGPASAAPADHVNEPADAAIVATPLNPEAMPDQAPPSERAATARTSDSPRRSSAPRRRRQRGARTSEAVLRMRADHPDASIADIATHLGVTERHVRRLLMSTRTEPG, from the coding sequence ATGAACCCTACCCGGATCGCCCGCAATGTCAGCACTGTCGCCGTGGCGGCGATCGCCGCTTGGTCGTCCTGGAGCCATATGGTCCACGTCGCGTTGAAGTTCGGTGAGCGTCCGGAGGTCGCGTACGTCCTGCCGATCTCGGTCGACGGGATGCTCATAGTCGCCTCCACTGCAATGGTGGACGACCAGCGCGCCGGGCGACCGATCCGCTGGTCCGCCCGGCTCGCCTTCTTCGCCGGGGTCGGCGCGAGCGTGGCGGCCAATATCGCCGCAGCTCAACCCACCTTCGGCGCCCGCATCGTCGCCGCCTGGCCAGCCGTCGCAATCCTCCTGGTCGTGGAGATGCTCTCCCGCGCCCGGCGAGGACCGGCGTCCGCAGCGCCCGCTGACCATGTCAACGAGCCCGCTGACGCCGCTATTGTCGCTACCCCTCTGAACCCCGAGGCGATGCCCGATCAAGCTCCGCCGAGCGAGAGGGCCGCGACGGCGCGGACGTCAGACAGCCCTCGACGATCGAGCGCACCCAGACGTCGACGCCAACGCGGTGCGCGGACCTCCGAGGCTGTACTGAGGATGCGGGCGGACCATCCGGACGCGAGCATTGCGGACATCGCCACGCACCTCGGCGTGACCGAACGGCATGTCCGCAGGCTCTTGATGTCCACACGGACCGAGCCTGGGTAG